A single region of the Raphanus sativus cultivar WK10039 chromosome 1, ASM80110v3, whole genome shotgun sequence genome encodes:
- the LOC108851221 gene encoding uncharacterized protein LOC108851221 isoform X2, producing MSSGNNGDQAAVVSYLNVSRFGDYESLLGLNNTKHASTSLSGVIGELTAVRSTVSDIPQGQERIKIDRHCSWMSPQEHMYLSTRKLMQGILFFMSRCLQAGFQRPGNTHVHIFLEAMQRLNLLLQLRSMISSSFRSLR from the exons ATGAGCTCGGGCAACAATGGAGATCAAGCAGCCGTCGTTTCGTATTTG AACGTGTCCAGGTTCGGTGATTATGAATCGCTTCTTGGCCTAAACAATACCAAGCACGCATCTACCAG CCTCTCAGGCGTTATTGGTGAGCTCACTGCTGTGAGAAGTACAGTGAGTGACATTCCTCAAGGACAAGAGCGTATCAAGATCGACA GACATTGTTCTTGGATGTCACCTCAGGAACACATGTATCTTTCGACAAGGAAACTGATGCAGGGGATTCTGTTTTTTATGAGTAGGTGTTTGCAGGCTGGTTTCCAAAGACCTGGGAACACCCATGTTCATATTTTCTTAGAGGCTATGCAAAGGTTGAACCTCTTACTTCAGCTGAGATCAATGATTTCGTCATCATTTCGAAGCCTCAG ATAG
- the LOC108851221 gene encoding uncharacterized protein LOC108851221 isoform X1 — protein MSSGNNGDQAAVVSYLNVSRFGDYESLLGLNNTKHASTSLSGVIGELTAVRSTVSDIPQGQERIKIDRHCSWMSPQEHMYLSTRKLMQGILFFMSRCLQAGFQRPGNTHVHIFLEAMQRLNLLLQLRSMISSSFRSLRLVLCLLL, from the exons ATGAGCTCGGGCAACAATGGAGATCAAGCAGCCGTCGTTTCGTATTTG AACGTGTCCAGGTTCGGTGATTATGAATCGCTTCTTGGCCTAAACAATACCAAGCACGCATCTACCAG CCTCTCAGGCGTTATTGGTGAGCTCACTGCTGTGAGAAGTACAGTGAGTGACATTCCTCAAGGACAAGAGCGTATCAAGATCGACA GACATTGTTCTTGGATGTCACCTCAGGAACACATGTATCTTTCGACAAGGAAACTGATGCAGGGGATTCTGTTTTTTATGAGTAGGTGTTTGCAGGCTGGTTTCCAAAGACCTGGGAACACCCATGTTCATATTTTCTTAGAGGCTATGCAAAGGTTGAACCTCTTACTTCAGCTGAGATCAATGATTTCGTCATCATTTCGAAGCCTCAG GCTGGTGTTATGTCTCTTGCTTTAG
- the LOC108851221 gene encoding uncharacterized protein LOC108851221 isoform X3: protein MEIKQPSFRIWFGDYESLLGLNNTKHASTSLSGVIGELTAVRSTVSDIPQGQERIKIDRHCSWMSPQEHMYLSTRKLMQGILFFMSRCLQAGFQRPGNTHVHIFLEAMQRLNLLLQLRSMISSSFRSLRLNSPFLLL, encoded by the exons ATGGAGATCAAGCAGCCGTCGTTTCGTATTTG GTTCGGTGATTATGAATCGCTTCTTGGCCTAAACAATACCAAGCACGCATCTACCAG CCTCTCAGGCGTTATTGGTGAGCTCACTGCTGTGAGAAGTACAGTGAGTGACATTCCTCAAGGACAAGAGCGTATCAAGATCGACA GACATTGTTCTTGGATGTCACCTCAGGAACACATGTATCTTTCGACAAGGAAACTGATGCAGGGGATTCTGTTTTTTATGAGTAGGTGTTTGCAGGCTGGTTTCCAAAGACCTGGGAACACCCATGTTCATATTTTCTTAGAGGCTATGCAAAGGTTGAACCTCTTACTTCAGCTGAGATCAATGATTTCGTCATCATTTCGAAGCCTCAGGTTGAACAGTCCGTTTTTACTgctctaa
- the LOC108853540 gene encoding amino acid permease 5 has translation MVEDVKNVQGDVLPRSSSDLLDDDGRPKRTGTVWTTSAHIITAVIGSGVLSLAWAIAQLGWVAGPVAMLLFSFVSYYTSTLLASCYRSGDPVTGKRNYTYMDAIHSNLGGIKVKLCGVVQYVNLFGTAIGYTIASAISLIAIQRTTCLHNNGGKEPCPVNGSAYIIGFGVLQILLSQIPDFDQLWWLSLVAAVMSFGYSTIGLGLGISKVVENKEIKGTLTGVAIGTVTPTEKMWRTFQALGNIAFAYAYSMIFVEIQDTLKSPPSEEITMKKAALVSVAVTTFFYTLCGCIGYAAFGESAPGNLLAAGGFTDPYWLLNIANVAILIHLIGAYQVYAQPIFAFVEKKASKMFPESKFVTKETEIPFFSGSKPFNFNLFRLVWRTVFVIIITSISMLMPFFNDVVGLLGAIGFWPLTVYFPVEMYIAQKNLPSWSKRWVSLQVLSLVCLIVSLAAAAGSVVGIVSKIKTYKPFESDF, from the exons atggtcGAGGATGTCAAGAATGTTCAGGGAGATGTACTTCCTCGAAGCAGCTCCGACTTATTAGACGATGATGGCCGTCCCAAGCGAACCG GGACGGTGTGGACAACAAGTGCACATATCATAACGGCAGTAATTGGGTCTGGAGTATTGTCTCTGGCATGGGCTATTGCTCAGCTTGGTTGGGTGGCTGGTCCAGTAGCAATGCTACTCTTCTCTTTCGTCAGTTATTACACTTCTACTCTCCTCGCTTCTTGTTACCGCTCCGGGGACCCTGTCACCGGCAAGAGAAACTACACTTACATGGACGCTATCCACTCCAACCTTG GTGGCATTAAGGTGAAATTATGTGGAGTTGTGCAGTATGTTAATCTCTTTGGTACTGCAATTGGATACACTATTGCATCAGCTATAAGCCTCAT AGCAATCCAGAGGACAACTTGCCTACATAACAATGGGGGAAAAGAACCATGTCCTGTCAATGGCAGTGCTTACATTATTGGGTTCGGTGTACTACAAATCCTATTATCTCAGATTCCTGATTTTGATCAGTTATGGTGGCTGTCCCTCGTTGCTGCAGTCATGTCTTTTGGTTACTCCACCATTGGGCTTGGCCTTGGAATCTCCAAAGTGGTTGAGAACAAAGAGATTAAAGGCACTCTCACTGGAGTCGCCATTGGGACAGTGACACCCACCGAGAAAATGTGGAGAACCTTTCAGGCTCTTGGAAATATTGCGTTTGCCTACGCTTACTCCATGATTTTCGTCGAGATTCag GACACGTTAAAATCACCCCCTTCTGAAGAAATTACGATGAAGAAAGCAGCTCTAGTAAGTGTGGCAGTGACGACCTTCTTCTACACGCTCTGTGGCTGCATAGGGTATGCAGCATTCGGAGAGTCTGCACCAGGAAACCTCCTCGCTGCTGGAGGATTCACAGACCCATATTGGTTGCTTAACATAGCTAATGTCGCCATATTGATCCATCTAATCGGAGCTTACCAAGTCTATGCACAACCAATCTTTGCCTTTGTCGAGAAAAAAGCTTCCAAGATGTTTCCAGAGAGTAAGTTCGTCACAAAAGAGACCGAGATTCCATTCTTTTCTGGATCCAAGCCCTTCAATTTCAATCTCTTTAGGCTCGTGTGGAGGACGGTCTTTGTGATTATAATAACGTCGATCTCAATGCTAATGCCTTTCTTTAACGATGTTGTTGGTCTCTTGGGAGCCATTGGTTTTTGGCCTCTAACAGTTTATTTCCCTGTGGAAATGTACATTGCACAGAAGAATTTGCCGAGCTGGAGCAAAAGATGGGTTAGTCTTCAAGTCTTGAGTTTGGTTTGTCTTATTGTCTCTTTAGCTGCGGCAGCAGGATCAGTAGTTGGCATTGTTAGTAAAATCAAGACTTACAAACCTTTCGAGTCGGATTTCTGA
- the LOC108851221 gene encoding uncharacterized protein LOC108851221 isoform X4 encodes MSSGNNGDQAAVVSYLNVSRFGDYESLLGLNNTKHASTSLSGVIGELTAVRSTVSDIPQGQERIKIDRHCSWMSPQEHMLVSKDLGTPMFIFS; translated from the exons ATGAGCTCGGGCAACAATGGAGATCAAGCAGCCGTCGTTTCGTATTTG AACGTGTCCAGGTTCGGTGATTATGAATCGCTTCTTGGCCTAAACAATACCAAGCACGCATCTACCAG CCTCTCAGGCGTTATTGGTGAGCTCACTGCTGTGAGAAGTACAGTGAGTGACATTCCTCAAGGACAAGAGCGTATCAAGATCGACA GACATTGTTCTTGGATGTCACCTCAGGAACACAT GCTGGTTTCCAAAGACCTGGGAACACCCATGTTCATATTTTCTTAG